Part of the Hemibagrus wyckioides isolate EC202008001 linkage group LG09, SWU_Hwy_1.0, whole genome shotgun sequence genome, AGCTGTGAGGCAGCGTTGGAAAGTTAAGCTGTATCAAACCACCAACACTGGCAGGGTGTGAATTTTTAATCTAAACTGGTATGGTTAATATACTCAAGTAAAATCAAGGTACATTATGTAACTGCTGACTGTGAACAATGAGTATGTGATCAGCTCCTAGTCTGTGTTTTATGAGTAGGAGAAGAGTAACAGAGAGGTGGTTCGTTCTACAGATGGACTTACTCTTGCTGTAGGCCGCGTCTGATTTGCTGCGCATCATGGCGCGAGCTCTGTGCTGACCCAACACAGGCTGAGTGGTGACTGAGGCAGAACTCTTTCCCTGACCATCTGAGTCTATGGTGGTCAGGTCATGCATGCTGAAACTCCGGAGACGATCTGATAGCACGCCCTGGCCCTGTGGTAGAAATGGCAGTGTAATCTTTATTcgtatgtttttttaaaaagatttgcATTAAACCTTCAACTCTCCTCTACGTGTGAAATTGGAGTTTTATTCTAGGGCTATGTTTCTCATATGGGTGAGAcaagataataaaataatctacaGTTTTAAAAACAATGACATTCTCTATTTTAACCAAAAAAGGtatcattaataaaatacaaagcTTAAATAATATGTCGCTGATTACTAATTTAGGGATGACGTATGAGAGCAGCCTGCAGCCACGATGAGACCAAAGAGAACATGTTGCTAGTTTTGAGCTTGAGCagaaatattacattacatcatttatatataaatataatatactgtTATGGAAAAACTAAAAGTTGTTGAAAAAAATCCATATTAagaccaaataataataataataataataataataataaattagtcACCTTAGTGGCAGCCATCACAGCAGCTGTAGCCGCCACATTCAGGCTTTTCCTTCCAAAGTGCATCAGGGTGTCATAACTTTTGTCCTTTGCTTGGCACAGGTAATCATCAATGTCCTGGAAAAAGCAACTAATACTGAAACAATTTACCTACCCTCAGGGGTGAGGTGTCAGGGGTTAGGAAAGCATGTAAATTCAGTAGTGTAACTCAAAAATCATAAATAAGATTTGTCATTCACTGCTACTTCTTCCTTGTGTttcctcatttaaaaaaaagcttttgttTTTGACTTTCCTCTTTTTCCTATATCAGTGCCTCTGCACTCTTCCTCCATGGCAACCATGACGGATATCCTGCCTCACAAATAAAGGGCAGGAGAAAACATTTAGAGAAAGTGTAGCATCATTTCCTACCACTCTCTATCAACTGGGAACATTTCACCTAACACACTGCAGGAAACAGCACAAACTTCAGGCACATAGCAAGATGGATCTTCACTTCCggaaaaaaaagtcttctaGATTTTCCATTCAtcactgatttttttgtttactttttgcaTAATCTTCTCGTTTttgaaataacacaaaaaatgaACAACCTAGTACAGATATTCAGGAAGCGTACCTTTTCTTTAGAGGACAATGTCGGGTGGACGAACTTCCTATAAAGCACACTGGATCCCTTTGTGTACGGTGAGAGTAACCACACCATGAAAGCAATTTTGAGCTCATAGTAAAATGGGAGCCTtcaaaagaaacaagagatgaGTCATATCCAGGCATCATGATTTCATGCTCTTTATCATCAGGCAGAATCAACAGCATTGGATCAGGTCACGTCTTCAGTGGGAAATGTGCAGGAAGACATTAGTTCACTTACCAGCACAAGAATAAATCTGTGATCACTTCAGCTGTTGTGAACAGTGCAAATATTATCCAATACATCATCCATTTGACCTGATGAAATACATATAAGAAAGGTTTTGAAGATGAACGAAGTCTGAACCTCAGTAAACACAAGCAGGCTGTAGATGTGAATGCAGTGAGGCATGAAATGCTTGTTATATATTAGGTGCATACTCACATATTCTCTCACATCTTTCGATTTGACAGCTTTATATGACGAGTATGCGGGGTACAGGGTCCCGAATATGAGCCTGTCAAACATAAAATCAGCAGAAGAGGAGTGTTATAACCTAAGATTTCAGAAATAATGAATGCAAGTTGTTTGCACTGAACATGGCATAAAGTCCCTACTTTTTCAACCAAAAAGTTACATTCTATGAATGCATTTGAGAATATCTGCTATTTGATTAGAAGTAAATGCAAATTTTGACCTTGTAGTGTATTAAAAGTGTTTCTACATCAAATCATATACGGCTGTATTACGTGACAGCCACCATAATAATGCAAAAcaaatattcattattttaattcatcTATTTAGATTAAACACCTTataggttgccagatttttcaCCAGCATCTAGACCACCCCTATAAATCATTGACTTCTATGCCCAGATACAATCATTTAACAAAAATGACTGTATTTTTTGCTGTCATTTAAAATGTAGACTAATAGGATTACACAATCCACCTACATTAATTTGATTGATGTCTTAGAAAATAGCACTTGGATACCACTTTCAACATCTAATAATAACAATGCAGGATGTACACTGACTATAGATACTGCTTTGTGCTCCCACtttacagctctctctctctctctctctctctctctcaaactcataTCAAAATGCATCTGGCTAGTTTCTTTCAggcttctgtttacatttttctggcCTTCGGTCAGAACACAGCTGCTCAGGTTTTATCTCCCCCATATTTAGATGCAATGTCTTGAAGCTTACCCTCAGCAGTGCCCTACTGTTTGGATGTGATTGTGTTAAAATCCTACTCGTTTTCCCATACTTGGAAAAGTGGAGTTCAAATTGGTTCACGGCAGGTCGTACCTAGTGAAGACTGACCAGCAGCTCCACTGATGGTAATTTGTTTAAAGTCCTTTTCAAGACATTCATTTATGTCAATACATCACAGTGTGACAACTTAaaataccccccccacacacacacacatctacacacagctTTCAACAACTATTTGGTGTTTGAATAATATAACAGAGAGAGCACAATTTTGCAAAGTGAGAGAACTTCAGCTCTGTTAGtgctgagatacacacacatcctttatCCTGTTTGTCAGGGTCTACACTTTGCTTGCAAGTCAAGTTAATTACAGTAAATGAACCATGGGACAGTGGGACATGAACCAATTACAGTAAATGaacctaaaataaaaaacaaaacaaaacaagtaaaCCTTTATTACAGAAGTTGTAGAATTTACAACAATATAATTTGTGGTTATACCACAGTATTACTGcagttacaccagttacaccaaAGATTCTGTTCAATGCAAAACGAAACTACTTTTGCATCTTATTTAGACTTTCTAGTGTTGGAAAAGTACATAAAGTACACagcattattactattaaatgGCTATCCCACTATCTGCCCAGTAAATAAAGTGCGCTCAGAATGGCTTCAGATTAGCTCTTCACTTGTAAGCTACTTATGAAGAAAGGCTTAACATTTGTGAGTGAATAACAAAGGTTTTCGTGTGAAGGTTTTTCATTAATAACTATTATCTATCTCAAACGATTCCTTTATGTCTAAGAGTGTAATATGAAACTGAAAAGCATACTGTGCTAAAGCTTTAGCAGAGATACAACTACAGCGCCTCCCATTGGAAAAGTATAAACATGTTTACAGACAGTTTACAGTTGTTATAATGAGTAAAACTGACACTGTATCACAGTTTCTGACATTTTAAAGTACCATTTATTATAGTATCATAAGTGTAAACCTAGGGATGTTAGCTGGACTGCTAATCATCCTTAATGTCCATCAAAAACTAGTAAAAAATGTACTTCTAAATAGACTGTTTctgtagattttttaaaattgcatGTTACAACTAAttggagaaggaaggaagggtttGGATTCAAATTACCATATAATCTGAAAATGAATAATCCAGTCCTGAAATATATCATATAACTAACTAAGCTATCATTGTATTGGTTTAGCTGACTGCAGTGCCATGCAAAATATCTTAACTATCCTTATGCTCGACACATGTAACTTGGAACTCATATAGACATTTACACACTATGTTTTCCTGGCtcatcattaaaataatttagtgTTTCAGTTTTAACCCCTTTACTGGTTGAAAAAGTAGGTgtatattcattttatatacaccgatcacaTATAACAtaatgagcactgacaggcgaGGTCAGTGACACTGATTcactcttcatcatggcacctgttagtgggtgggatatattaggcagcaagtgaacattttgtcctcaaagttgatgtgttagaagcaggaaaaatgggcaagtgtaaggatttgagcgagtttgagaaagggccaaattgtgatggctagacgactggatcagagcatctccaaaactgcagctct contains:
- the reep1 gene encoding receptor expression-enhancing protein 1 isoform X3 produces the protein MVSWIISRLVVLIFGTLYPAYSSYKAVKSKDVREYVKWMMYWIIFALFTTAEVITDLFLCWLPFYYELKIAFMVWLLSPYTKGSSVLYRKFVHPTLSSKEKDIDDYLCQAKDKSYDTLMHFGRKSLNVAATAAVMAATKGQGVLSDRLRSFSMHDLTTIDSDGQGKSSASVTTQPVLGQHRARAMMRSKSDAAYSKTSS
- the reep1 gene encoding receptor expression-enhancing protein 1 isoform X1; translation: MVSWIISRLVVLIFGTLYPAYSSYKAVKSKDVREYVKWMMYWIIFALFTTAEVITDLFLCWLPFYYELKIAFMVWLLSPYTKGSSVLYRKFVHPTLSSKEKDIDDYLCQAKDKSYDTLMHFGRKSLNVAATAAVMAATKGQGVLSDRLRSFSMHDLTTIDSDGQGKSSASVTTQPVLGQHRARAMMRSKSDAAYSKSPEFDITEFEMLNVEQFDSLEPSSPLILKPTPMPRSISNPSQPLSPPEPTQDQTVPPPSEAPEVPKDSEKEVGIPVHLGLLKRRAPEPPPRALRPVTRSRSKNTLSANPEAM
- the reep1 gene encoding uncharacterized protein reep1 isoform X2 — protein: MSSKLLSWCGYSHRTQRDPVCFIGSSSTRHCPLKKSISCFFQDIDDYLCQAKDKSYDTLMHFGRKSLNVAATAAVMAATKGQGVLSDRLRSFSMHDLTTIDSDGQGKSSASVTTQPVLGQHRARAMMRSKSDAAYSKSPEFDITEFEMLNVEQFDSLEPSSPLILKPTPMPRSISNPSQPLSPPEPTQDQTVPPPSEAPEVPKDSEKEVGIPVHLGLLKRRAPEPPPRALRPVTRSRSKNTLSANPEAM